The Coffea arabica cultivar ET-39 chromosome 3c, Coffea Arabica ET-39 HiFi, whole genome shotgun sequence genome contains a region encoding:
- the LOC113735120 gene encoding pectinesterase 2-like has product MLISKLAMAFPLAIFLFMTVFVSPALARNIPPPPSIKSWCAQTPYPQPCEYFLSQSPKYGYNYPIKGKSDFFKMSLNLALERAVHAQENTNNLGSKCRDEREKAAWEDCLELYESTIVKINKTVDPYTKCDAVDAQTWLSTALTNLETCKQGFIELGVADHLVPLMSNNVSCLISNTLSLNKVGYNEPSYKEGFPTWVTPGDRKLLQSSSPTPNAVVAQDGSGNFKTVAAAVAAAATRSGNGRYVIHVKAGTYKENVEIGTKLKNIMLVGDGIGKTIIMGSNSVGGGTTTFKSATVAVVGDGFIARAITFRNTAGPQNHQAVALRSGSDLSVFYQCSFEGYQDTLYVHSQRQFYSECDVYGTVDYIFGNAAVVFQNCNLYSRNPPNKINTITAQGRTDPNQNTGISIHNSRVTAASDLKPVQGSVKTYLGRPWQQYSRTVFMKTFLDGLIDPAGWLPWSGNFALDTLYYGEYANTGPGSSTANRVSWKGYHVITSATEASKFTVGNFIAGNSWLPATNVPFTSGL; this is encoded by the exons ATGTTGATCTCTAAGTTAGCAATGGCATTCCCGTTGGCAATTTTTCTGTTCATGACTGTTTTTGTTTCTCCTGCCCTCGCTAGAAATATTCCTCCTCCGCCATCAATAAAATCATGGTGTGCACAAACCCCATATCCACAACCATGTGAATATTTCTTGTCGCAAAGCCCTAAATATGGCTATAACTATCCCATAAAAGGGAAGTCCGATTTTTTCAAGATGTCACTCAATCTTGCCTTAGAACGTGCCGTGCATGCCCAAGAAAACACCAATAACCTCGGTTCAAAATGTCGAGATGAGCGCGAAAAGGCTGCGTGGGAAGATTGTTTAGAGCTATATGAAAGCACCATTGTCAAGATTAACAAAACTGTTGATCCTTACACCAAGTGCGATGCAGTTGATGCACAAACTTGGCTCAGCACAGCACTCACCAATCTTGAGACCTGCAAACAAGGGTTCATTGAGCTTGGTGTTGCTGATCATCTTGTGCCCTTGATGTCAAACAACGTTAGCTGTTTAATTAGTAACACATTATCCCTAAACAAAGTGGGATATAATGAGCCAAGTTATAAGGAGGGGTTCCCAACTTGGGTGACTCCGGGCGACAGGAAACTCTTGCAGTCTTCATCTCCAACACCGAATGCTGTGGTAGCACAAGATGGTTCGGGCAACTTTAAGACGGTTGCTGCAGCTGTAGCTGCTGCAGCGACCCGATCAGGTAATGGAAGGTATGTGATACATGTAAAGGCTGGAACGTATAAGGAAAATGTGGAGATTGGAACTAAGTTGAAGAATATCATGTTGGTTGGTGATGGTATTGGAAAAACCATTATCATGGGAAGCAATAGCGTTGGCGGTGGTACCACCACTTTCAAATCTGCAACAGTTG CGGTTGTTGGTGATGGATTCATTGCTCGAGCAATTACATTTAGGAACACAGCCGGACCTCAAAATCACCAAGCGGTAGCTCTTCGATCTGGTTCCGATCTCTCTGTCTTCTACCAGTGCAGCTTTGAAGGCTATCAAGACACCCTTTACGTCCACTCGCAAAGACAATTTTACAGCGAATGCGATGTCTATGGAACTGTTGACTACATATTTGGAAATGCTGCTGTTGTTTTCCAGAATTGCAATCTTTATTCAAGAAATCCTCCGAACAAGATAAACACTATCACAGCACAAGGTAGAACCGATCCCAACCAAAACACTGGAATATCTATCCACAATTCCAGAGTTACAGCTGCCTCGGATTTGAAGCCAGTGCAGGGCTCAGTCAAGACATATCTTGGAAGGCCATGGCAACAATATTCAAGAACGGTGTTTATGAAAACATTTCTTGATGGTTTAATTGATCCAGCTGGTTGGCTGCCCTGGAGTGGTAATTTTGCTCTAGATACCTTATACTACGGAGAATATGCTAATACAGGGCCTGGTTCGTCAACCGCAAACAGGGTAAGCTGGAAGGGGTATCACGTGATAACTAGTGCAACAGAGGCTTCTAAATTCACAGTCGGAAACTTCATTGCTGGCAATTCTTGGTTGCCCGCCACCAATGTGCCTTTCACTTCTGGTCTCTAA
- the LOC113735993 gene encoding uncharacterized protein: protein MDHCTDLCPILQEDGAEQINMAGGVPAPRRQYDPYSNTYNSGWRDHPNLSYGNRQQGSFPNRPPGFHQPWQPKSQPSSSNSGSSLEDLIKSLHQEIKADKKDQDARISQLATAINRLESHVYGKLPSQPEENPRNVSAMTLRSGKELEGPKVKNSKSKSEEEIEKEIEEEGRIREEPKVPKYAKFLKDLCVNKRKLRGDERVMVGENVSAVLQRKLPPKCGDPGPLKETGIIIQLADRTCAYPDGIVEDVLVQVDGLIFPADFYVLYMDDRSAPNPSPIILGRPFLSTAQTKIDVSKGTLTMEFDGEIVHFNIFDTMKHPVNSHSVFAMYTTNPSVQEFSKFACRGRFKVAANKSYRMKAIHEVKMERKFRKKVALNGHVDPGGGPPITRKIQLHPD from the exons ATGGACCACTGCACAGATTTGTGCCCCATTTTGCAAGAGGACGGGGCGGAACAGATAAATATGGCCGGAGGCGTGCCCGCGCCCCGCAGGCAGTATGACCCGTATTCCAACACATACAACTCCGGTTGGAGAGACCATCCCAACCTCAGTTATGGGAACAGGCAACAAGGTTCATTCCCGAATCGTCCACCAGGATTCCACCAGCCTtggcaaccaaaatctcaaccctCATCCTCCAATTCAGGAAGCTCCTTGGAGGACCTAATCAAAAGCCTTCATCAGGAGATCAAAGCGGACAAGAAGGACCAAGACGCTCGAATAAGTCAACTGGCAACTGCCATTAACCGGTTGGAGTCCCACGTTTATGGGAAACTGCCATCGCAGCCCGAGGAAAATCCCAGGAATGTAAGCGCCATGACGCTGAGAAGTGGTAAGGAGTTGGAAGGGCCTAAAGTGAAAAAttcgaaaagcaaaagtgaggaGGAGATAGAAAAGGAGATTGAAGAGGAAGGGCGCATTCGCGAAGAGCCTAAG GTACCCAAGTAcgcaaagttcttgaaagacttGTGCGTtaacaaaagaaagctaaggggTGATGAAAGAGTGatggtaggagagaatgtatcaGCTGTACTTCAAAGGAAACTCCCACCCAAATGcggagatccag GACCTTTAAAAGAAACGgggataataattcaattggctGATCGTACATGTGCTTATCCGGATGGGATAGTTGAGGATGTTTTAGTGCAAgtagatggattaatttttcctgcTGATTTTTACGTGCTTTACATGGATGATAGAAGTGCCCCAAATCCATCACCCATTATATTAGGAAGACCATTTTTGAGTACTGCCCAAACTAAAATTGATGTTAGTAAGGGTACTCTCacgatggaatttgatggagaaatagtCCACTTTAAcatttttgatacaatgaaACATCCTGTTAACTCTCATTCTGTGTTTGCTATGTATACCACTAATCCCTCTGTGCAAGAATTTTCTAAGTTTGCTTGTAGGGGTAGATTCAAAGTTGCTGCGAACAAGTCCTATAGGATGAAAGCAATTCATGAGgtaaaaatggagagaaaatttaggaaaaaagtTGCACTCAATGGCCATGTGGATCCTGGAGGAGGGCCACCAATTACAAGGAAAATTCAATTACATCCAGACTAA